Part of the Rana temporaria chromosome 11, aRanTem1.1, whole genome shotgun sequence genome, CGGAAGTGACagcatgacgtcactcccgtccTCCTAGGCTATAGAGACGAGAGGAGGCCATCTTTTCTCTGTGGCCAGCCAGCGTCGGACCAGTTCTTGGCGGTTCAATGATCAGCCAGGTAAGCCCACGGGGACTAGCAGAAGGCGGCCACTTGGATCACTTTTAGCAAAAAGACTGCTGCCTGAGGAAAATTTTAATACCGGggcatctagctgcagccatagCTCCGGTATTAAACATCAAAATAATTACGTATTTTCCCAGTTAGGCATTCGGCAAATGGATATACTACCTTAATTttcaatacttaaagtggagctccacccaaaaggggacgcTACGcttgtttgctcccccccccctcgctgccacatttggcaccttttcggGGGGAGgaatacctgtcaaaaccaggtacccgctccaacTTCCGGGTAAGATTGCCACAATCATGTGGCAATTTATGACATTTCTGGCCTCTCCTATTtttccccgctgccttctgggagacacacaggtcccagaagacagcgggaccattcagaaagcacagcgtgactcgcacatgcgcagtaggaagcaggctgtgaagccgcaaggcttcaattcctgtttcccttagtgaagatGCTGGCACCTGCACCCGGAGCCCATTGGCTAGGGCTTTTCAACATTGCGgggtccctggacaggtaagtgtccttattttaaaagtcagcagctaacgtttttttttattttttttagattggaactcctctttaattatTAACACCCATTTATTCTatgtttatttttgatatataccGGAATCCATACTTCCTGTTCACTCCTTGTACCTTAAGTGAGTTGATCAGAGCCAAATTATTCAGTGTGATGTCATTATAATAATTTTTGATGTCACTGAAGGCCTTTTCATGGTTTTTCATCAGTGTGTTAATCTGTCCGTTTTTTCTCTCCTCCACTTCATGAATCTCAGTCTTTCTGCGCAGATCCAGCTCATCTCGCAGAACGCGCATCTTTTTCTCATACTTGTTTTCAATTTCTGTGAATGGAGTGTCAGAGATCGTGGCATTAACCTTTTCGCTGCCAGAGCCATTTTTGCACACGTTTTAAAAAATCATTTAAGCCCTAAAACTGatctaaaacccccaaacatgatatctCTTCTGAAAAcagacaccctagagcagtggtcatcaaccctgttctcagggcccactaacaggccaggtttgcaagataactgaaatacatcacacgtgatataatttgctgctcagtgattgcagtattctagtctgcatctccccaaggtaatacataaaacctggcctgttagtgggccctgaggacagggtcgaTGACCACTGCGCTAGAgcataaaatagtggtagtttcaattttttatgtcacacgatgtTACCGCAAAGGTCTAGGAAATGCAAAATTTCAGTAGAAAACACtgaattttagggcaaacaaaatgcaataaattacccaaatttttggtaaaatataaaaagatgaagttgcaccgagtaaatagatagccAACATGCCAAGCCTTAAAATTGAGTGCGTCTGAGAAATGGAGACAAACTTCAGTACCCCATATTTTCTATAAGCGGCACTTCAAAGGCCCcttataggtcatcagtttagtgttacggaggaggaattattgctctcacttcgGCGTGCGTGGTAATATGTAATGTGTATCGCAATTAATGTTTTCAGGCGTAGGCGACGCATGCGTTTACGTCTGTACGTGCGTATATGTGGAGGTGGGGGGGCctaaaatgttttggggggattttatgtgcttgcgtgtaactttttttgcaaaaaaaaatcaaaaatttattttcacttaacctttttttatgacataaagtcccctatgtgatgatttttaggtgacaggttccctttaatgaGATATGCAGGGTCTAAGAGACCCCCAATATCTCCTTTGGACTCCACTTAATGTTTTGCAATGCAGATTGCACTGCAAAACATTACTTCCTGGTTGAGCTAGCCGAGGTCACCTAGATGctgaaccggaagtgacatcacggACATCGCTTTCCGGGTCACAACAAGAAGGCGAGGAGATCGAACGTGCGTCCATTCTTCTCCTTCCTCCGCAGCCGCCATGTTGCTCCCGGACCTGCAGATGGGCGGAGCCCGTAAGCATGGCCGGGGGAGCGCACGCGTTGGGGGAGAGCTGGTAccggtgttctgtcaagtttTCCAACCCGTCAGAAACTCCAACCGCttaacttccgtttttttttttaaaaccagcagtaattggatttttttacgaattggtggttggacacaacactgGCAACCAAACAGAGTCCGGTGCACGATATTATGAGCGGAGATTCTTACTCCGCTCCGATACTAGCCAATAAAATGGCCGCCTCCGAGGCGGTGACAACTTTGTCCTCGTTAGCCGCTGAACCTTCCTGTACCGGACTCTATTTGATTGTcagtgttgtgtccaaccaccaatttTGACAAAATCTCTGATTACTAAGGTTTtaaataaaccggaagtgacgtggttggagtttctgatgggttggagaTATTGACAGAATACCAGTGGGGTGTATAGAGGCAATCAAGTAAGTGAAACCCAGCCTGCCTCATCCTGCAGCCATCAAAATACTGACCTTTTACTTGTCTCTCAAAGTCACTCCTTAGCTGTGTTCTTTCTTCATCTTGTTTCTGTCAAATACAATGAGACGCCATTAGAAACGTGAAAAGAAAAGCTCAAGGGCGATTATTTAAAGGTGAACAAATGTTTTCGGCTAAAAAATTAGTTTAGCTCCACCCTTTTTCTCTTACCATTTTGAGATTCTTCAACACCATCTCATTGGCCAGCTCCTGCTCTTTGATCTCCACCCGCAGACCGCGCATATCTTTGCTTAGCAGGCTCTCCTGAGTGTGGTGATCTTGGTGTGCCAGCTTCATAGCAACGCTGCCCTCCGCTTTCAGCTCTGAGAGGTTGCTCTGATGCTCATACAGGAGATGCTTCACTTTCTGTTTATATACCTGAAGAGgacaaataaaaataacagtcTGATgtctacttaaagcggtagtaaaaaaaactgcaagacaatagcatattgtgctagtatgcatactatcacattatgaaatactaacCTTAGAACGAAGCTCCCGCAGCGTGCTCGGTCAACACTGAGGGGGCTGACATGTTCCCTCTGCGTTTCTTCCGGGTTCGCATGCTCCGgtgctgtgagtggccagagccgcgatgatgtcactcccgctcaTGCACATGGGAGTCCTCCGTTCCGGTATGATCCGCCGAACCTTCAGAGCTCATGCGCCGTTGACGTCAgcagctgcatgcagggtgaatatctcctaaaccgtgcaccgtttcagagatattcattttacctacaggtaagtcttattataggcctacctgtaggtaaaaatgaccaAGCAAGgtctacaaccgctttaaagcagaggtccaggcTAAGATAAAACTAGGTCTAAAccaattgtagctgctgacttttaatttttgtttctttattagaggctggaactctactttaaagagtaactcttCTTTTGTTGAGAAGAAACCcctccctctgggtgatctatgtacattgcagggattgtaACAAACTGTTGCAAATGTCTcttttgttattctaaagaaatTGTTGTTTGTAGCgactttataattatcaatcagctgctgcacttgcagggttcAATGAGGTAAGTGGCAGGGTCTGAATCTCTTCAGACAAGATTTCCCTTTGAGTGTATCTTCCCAAAAATGAAATAtttgttgcatacacacgatcgtgataaaaaatgctcgagcaaagcgcggtgacgtacaacacgtacgacggcactataaaggggaagttccattcgaatggcgccaccctttgggctgattatgcaaatttcccttctcataacttgcgcttttttttcttccgtcgttaaagcctacacatgaccgtttttcacgacgagaaaaacaacgagaaaaaatagagcaggttctaaatttttaatgcccacacacgatcatttttaatgaccaattaaaaaaattgcatttttctcgtcatgaaaaacggttgtgtatcTTAGTGcaaacttctgggaaaatcagtgagccaatcacacaagcaggaaattacccgtgccatgaataagcactaatccagtgcgaaacgcgtcggctattcCCTTGTTCCTATTGCTGTAACCCTGTGATGTGATGTATCTGCTGttcatttaaataaagacaatctcaacggtcattggagtgcggctatccatttttCTCTTCAATtctcaagcaggaaattacatttcttgtatagatggatggatatatttttttatttgctaaattagcatcagttttattttttatgttatttccaGGCATGCTAAAAAAATTGTacgtgtaatgccgtgtacacgccatcggacattccaacaagaaaaccgtggattttttttccaacggatgttggctcaaacttgtcttgcatacacacggtcacacaaatgttgtcggaaattccgaacgtcaagaacgcggtgacgtaaaacacaacgacgagccgagaaaaatgaagttcaatgattccgagcatgcatcgaattgattccaaacatgcgtaggatttttgtgcgttgaattgtgtacacgcggtcggaatttccgaaaacaacttttgttgtcggaaaatttgagaaccagctctcaaaattgttgttgtcggaaattccgacagcagatgtccgatggggcctacacacggatggattttccaacaacaagctcacaccgaacatttgttgtcggaaattccaactgtgtgtatgtggcattacccTTCCAAGTATTTATTACCCCACATAGATATCACCGTTCTCCCTCTGACAATGCCTCCATCTGCTTTTCTCTTCAGTAGGACAGAGCCATCTTTATTCAGGCATCATCCAAGGTCATCATCTACTGAAGAAGCCGACTCAGAGATCACTTAGTTATGTAAACCCCGGACACTGTGTTACATTGCAGCACTGTACCACAACTGCAGGTTGAGCTTTTGGCTCACGGTTGCGGTGTGGCCCCATTGAACTCAATGGGTGAGTTTGGTTGGTTGTGCTGCCTATTAAAGTCTGCAGTCTAAGTAAAAAATGCTGCAGCATGTGTACAGTCCTATCTGGTTGTGTTGGTACTGTCTGGTCCGGCCAGGGGGGGCAGTAAAATTGTGGCTCAGCTGTCCGGGAGGGAAGAGTTTCCTGCcgatgtcattttacaatgactcggtaaggaACTGGTTAAGGTGACAGAGTGAGTGGGATGCATGTAGGGTCTTgtccctaaacccccccccccccaccaccaccaccaccattgtGTCATCAAGACTAATATGTGAAGGACAGGAATGTCTGGTAGCTCTGAGGAAGACGTCGGTGTGGTAAAGTGACACAGAAGAAGTGATGTCCTTACCTTGATCTCCACCTGATGCCTCTCCTCCGCCTCCTCCATCTCGCGGTCCTTGTTCCGCAGTTCTGATTTCTTGTCTTCCAGCTGGCGGCGGGTGATCTCCCAAAAGGTGTGTATCTTGTCTCTCTCTAGCTGGAAGTAGTTCCTCTCCTCACGTTCTCTGTCCAGTTCCTCCCGTAGGCGCACTATGTGCTCCTCCAGCTATAGAGAAATCACACAATTTTATGTCCATAAAGCGGCTTCCCTCAACCTTCTTCCTCAGAATAACCCTGAAACTGCTCTCAGACCTCAGTGAACCTTTACTAAAAACTATGACATCTACAGCATACAGTACAGTCACATGAGCAGGAGGGTTCACACTTGCGGGATTCGCTGGGATATCGCATTGTGCAAAAGTACGATTTCCCTGCTGCTGCGTTTTAAAAATGATGCAGGAACCTTTTACTGCACAGCAGCCCATTAAAATGAGAGGGATACCAAACTCGCGCAAACACGGTCTGCTGAGCCGCAATAGTGTGACCCTAGTAATATAATAATGACAGAATACAGAATGTGGTGTACCTAGATAGAGAGGGGAAGGTATGCAGAAAAGATATTAAAAATTGGGGGggaaaacaggcttttttcaaagcagTTTCTTTATGGAAAGTCACCAGCAGTCACCAGCACTCTGCTCGGGGAGCCCCTTAGAACCGAGCGAGCGGTGGTGTCTGAGACCCGACGGGGgaaagatgcagcatccacctaggcaagtatgattccaaaaaaataaataaaaaaaaattcagagaaTTTAAAGTCTTAAATTATTGCAAGTTCTCTTAGCAGAATACAAGCAAATCCTGGAATACAGTTCAAGTAACACTGTACTTCTCAATGCAGTTCCCAAACAAGAGAGATATGCATTTCTGCCACGAGGGGGCAAGGACGGAAAGGATCAAGTTTAGTTTGCTTGTGGGCTCCTTCTTGTATCTCCTACAGTTGAGTGATTGTTgagatattttttaaaattggtaAAACTActccagggggaaaaaaaaaaaaaaaaatggtaaaaaaaaaaaaaattcccccatgGCTTCAAAATTTCTGGACATTTTACATCTCTATTCCTAGAGCTGTGCTTGTCAACTTATGAGCCAAAGGGGGCCTCAAATGTGGCCCTGGCATCACTAAAGGGTTGCATATAATGTTCAATATATGTAATGATGGAGaggactgtcagagactgcagacctaataGAGGAAATGATGGTGGAGGGTATTCCCGGGaagggggggtgggtggggggggggggtgggtgtacaGAATAAATTGTTGGCTGGGGATATGCTTCAAAAGACGAAGCCAGACTGGGAAGATGTTACATGAGGCTGGTTAAGATCCATGCCATTACCCTAATCATTGTTCCAACTACAGACTGCTGAGGGCCACACATCATATACcaaagggccacaggttgggcaccagggactCAGAGCATTTGTCACCCCCTGCCCTATGTGGATGAATGATGGTTGCTGTTACTAGAAGACTTGTCCCACTGGAGGCAAATACCATTTTGTCGCAGTTAGCTCATTCCTATTAAGGAGTACCTACCTGATCTTTGCTCATGTCCTCAGTGGACAGTCCATCCACCAATCCGGGGCTCTTCTTCCCCTTCGCCGacgccttcttcttcttccctccctTCTTCTTTGGAGGCTGGAGAGTCAACACATGACAGGTCACATACAACACAAGACATTTACTTCACACTGGGAGGCAGAGCTGTCCTtggttttttaatgaattttaaagcgaagttccactcgaaagtggaacttccgcttatccgtctccttccccacttctgggagacagGGGCCACCTCCTCCTTTCTCTGCCTCCAGACCAATTAGAAAGcgtggcgcatgcacagtagaggaaccggctgtgaagccaaaaggttTCACTACTGGGTTCCCTTAAAAGAAATGACGGCGGTTGcacccgacagggggagggggtggtatTTGAGAGGGTTGGGCCGGGGTCTGTCAGTGGTGCGAGGGGGTAGTATTTGGGTCTGTCAGTGGAGGGAGGGGGTAGTATTTGGGACTGTCAGTGGAGGGAGGGGTGGAATTTGGGGGTTTGGATATCTGCAAGTGGGGAGAGGAGTAGTATTTTAGGGATTGGGGGTCTGTCAGTGGAGAGAGGGGTGGTATTAGGAGGGGTAGGGGTCTGTCAGTGGAGAGAGGGGTGGTATTAGGAGGGGTAGGGGTCTGTcagtggagagagggggtggtatTAGGAGGGGTAGGGGTCTGTcagtggagagagggggtggtatTAGGAGGGGTAGGGGTCTGTcagtggagagagggggtggtatTAGGAGGGGTAGGGGTCTGTcagtggagagagggggtggtatTAGGAGGGGTAGGGGTCTGCCAGTGGAGAGAGGGGTGGTATTAGGAGGGGTAGGGGTCTGCcagtggagagagggggtggtatTAGGAGGGGTAGGGGTCTGCcagtggagagagggggtggtatTAGGAGGGGTAGGGGTCTGCcagtggagagagggggtggtatTAGGAGGGGTAGGGGTCTGCCAGTGGAGAGAGGAGGTggtattagggggggtaggggtctgtcagtggagagagggggtggtatTAGGAGGGGTAGGGGTCTGTCAGTGGAGAGATGGGGTGGTATTAGGGGGGGGTAGGGGTCTGTcagtggagagagggggtggtattagggggggtaggggtctgtcagtggagagagggggtggtattagggggggtaggggtcTGTCAGTGGAGAGAGGGGTGGTATTAGGAGGGGTAGGGGTCTGCcagtggagagagggggtggtatTAGGAGGGGTAGGGGGTCTGTCAGTGGAGAGAGGGGTGGTATTAGGAGGGGTAGGGGTCTGTcagtggagagagggggtggtattagggggggtaggggtcTGTCAGTGGAGAGAGGGGTGGTATTTGGGGATATGTAAGTAGGGGTCTCTCAGTGGAGAAAGGGGTGGTATTTGGGGGGTCTGTGAGTGGGGGGAGAGGGTGGTATTTGGTACAGGTTGCTATGGATAATGACACAGGttgctataaataataatatgggttgctatattttatatatggatAATGATATAATTTGCTATGGATTATAATAAGGGGTAGATAAGGACAGGGGTTGCTATGGATAATGAAAGGGTTGCTATGGGTAATGACACGGGTCGCTATTGATAATGACACGGGTCGCTATTGATAATGACacgggttgctatggataatGACAAGGATTGCTatggaaaatgacaatggttgctatggataatGATACAAGATGCTATGGGTTATAATAAAGGGTTTCTAAGGATAAGGACAGGGGTTGCTATTAATAATGACATAGGTTGCTATGAGTAATGACACGGTTTGCTATGAGTAATGACACGGGTAGCTATGGATAATAATAAGGGGTTGCTAAGGATAAAGGACAGGGGTTGCTATGGATAATGACACAGGTTGCTATGGGTAATGACACAGGTTGCTATGTATAATTATATGGGTAGCTATGGATAATGACAAGGGTTGCTATGAGTAATGACAAGGGTTACTATGGGTAATGACAAGGGTTGCTATGGGTAATGACATGGGTTGCTATGGGTAATGACAAGGGTCGCTATGAATAATGACAAGGGTTGCTATAGGTAATGAcaagggttgctatggataatGACAAGGGTCGCTATGAATAATGACAAGGGTTGCTATGAGTAATGACAAGGGTAGCTATGGGTAATGACAAGGGTAGCTATGGGTAATGACACGAGATGCTATGAATAA contains:
- the GAS8 gene encoding dynein regulatory complex subunit 4, translated to MPPKKKGGKKKKASAKGKKSPGLVDGLSTEDMSKDQLEEHIVRLREELDREREERNYFQLERDKIHTFWEITRRQLEDKKSELRNKDREMEEAEERHQVEIKVYKQKVKHLLYEHQSNLSELKAEGSVAMKLAHQDHHTQESLLSKDMRGLRVEIKEQELANEMVLKNLKMKQDEERTQLRSDFERQVKEIENKYEKKMRVLRDELDLRRKTEIHEVEERKNGQINTLMKNHEKAFSDIKNYYNDITLNNLALINSLKEQMEEMRKKEDRLEKESADLQLQNRRLAEPLQKAREDVAELQRQLANYQKDKTSLASTKARLKCTEKELNDLKWEHEVLEQRSQKIQVERDDLYRKFTAAIQEVQQKSGFKNLLLERKLQALSDTLEKQEAQLNEVLAASNLDPTALSAVTRKLEDVLDSKNNAIKDLQYELARVSKAHNDLLRTYEAKMRAFGIPVDELGFKPMECLVPGQTIGQGPAGLVAAST